A single window of Balaenoptera acutorostrata chromosome X, mBalAcu1.1, whole genome shotgun sequence DNA harbors:
- the RIPPLY1 gene encoding protein ripply1 isoform X1, which yields MDPAACAPAPASAPALAQGPLVLPGLGNPSPLLSSGQEVDRSERGACPWRPWLSATNDFPRQVRKPVDLAAAGATGAEVTKVDSEFHHPVRLFWPKSRSFDYLYSDGEILLQNFPVQATINLYEDSASEEEEDEEEEDEEKEGADEKGPEGCVKAPGPAPHGASAPRPSLLLTCPN from the exons ATGGACCCTGCTGCTtgtgccccagccccagcctcagctccagcCCTAGCACAAGGCCCCCTGGTGCTCCCTGGCCTGGGAAACCCATCGCCCCTTCTCTCCTCTGGACAAGAAGTAGACAGAAGTGAACG AGGAGCTTGTCCTTGGAGACCCTGGCTGTCTGCTACCAATGACTTCCCAAGGCAGGTGAGGAAACCTGTGGATTTG GCTGCCGCTGGGGCAACAGGTGCCGAGGTCACCAAGGTTGACTCTGAGTTCCATCACCCTGTCAG GCTCTTCTGGCCTAAATCCCGTTCCTTTGACTACCTGTACAGTGATGGGGAGATTTTACTGCAGAACTTCCCTGTCCAGGCAACCATCAACCTCTATGAGGACTCAGccagcgaggaggaggaggacgaggaagaggaggacgaggagaaggagggggcagaTGAAAAAGGGCCAGAAGGGTGTGTGAAGGCACCAGGGCCAGCACCGCACGGGGCCTCAGCTCCTCGTCCCTCCCTGCTCCTGACCTGTCCCAACTGA
- the RIPPLY1 gene encoding protein ripply1 isoform X2, translating into MDPAACAPAPASAPALAQGPLVLPGLGNPSPLLSSGQEVDRSERGACPWRPWLSATNDFPRQAAAGATGAEVTKVDSEFHHPVRLFWPKSRSFDYLYSDGEILLQNFPVQATINLYEDSASEEEEDEEEEDEEKEGADEKGPEGCVKAPGPAPHGASAPRPSLLLTCPN; encoded by the exons ATGGACCCTGCTGCTtgtgccccagccccagcctcagctccagcCCTAGCACAAGGCCCCCTGGTGCTCCCTGGCCTGGGAAACCCATCGCCCCTTCTCTCCTCTGGACAAGAAGTAGACAGAAGTGAACG AGGAGCTTGTCCTTGGAGACCCTGGCTGTCTGCTACCAATGACTTCCCAAGGCAG GCTGCCGCTGGGGCAACAGGTGCCGAGGTCACCAAGGTTGACTCTGAGTTCCATCACCCTGTCAG GCTCTTCTGGCCTAAATCCCGTTCCTTTGACTACCTGTACAGTGATGGGGAGATTTTACTGCAGAACTTCCCTGTCCAGGCAACCATCAACCTCTATGAGGACTCAGccagcgaggaggaggaggacgaggaagaggaggacgaggagaaggagggggcagaTGAAAAAGGGCCAGAAGGGTGTGTGAAGGCACCAGGGCCAGCACCGCACGGGGCCTCAGCTCCTCGTCCCTCCCTGCTCCTGACCTGTCCCAACTGA